A single genomic interval of bacterium harbors:
- a CDS encoding T9SS type A sorting domain-containing protein — translation MRRLFLIIMGFNYLTIFFNLAYATNAPDTLWRKNFINVNGYSFYQTKDGGYIISGMDSMNARLIKTDANGNKQWDKLLNSSNFTVSSGNSVQQTSDNGYIVTGYKWYYGGTGGTCKDVWLIKTDATGNKQWEQTYGSTVHDIGYCVDQTLDGGYMIVGCYSDKIWLIKTGATGNKQWDKTFKTSNIYNYGRSGQQTKDKGYIITGSGGGDGVSTSEWDIWLIKTDSLGDTVWTKFFGETQGDYGYCVKQTLDDGYIIVGANGSYGTAWIIKTDSSGNELWDKTYGGAYTNDCRSVQETTDGGYVVFGDLLVKTDSLGNIKWNRASGTSQYGTGVQQSTDGGYIMLTSPSRSKEDKNLSTTGCYLVKTSPLWLIFPDSSKNLVGGSVQNITWQWEGTANLHHFRILFSFDGGVNYSDTIANNIPKGDTSYSWKLPFTNCSYCRIKIQAIDSLNNVLIEDASDQNFTIEFYTTIAHPSVDDWIGGSTHSIVWYTLGTGFKSYKLLFSSNGGISYPDTVAKNVPIGDTSYLWKVPFINSSQCHIKIQMFDSSNKLIFENAGSTFYIDFHITLNSPWGGQCWTGGSTHPITWSKTGVSFGSYRLLLSKNGGVSYLDTIAKNISPDSVSYSWTLPDVDCSICRVKAQILDSMNNFLCEDASDTNFIIDSSPPPIVEMISPIDSTYTCDSMIVFCWHKVTDLSGINYYTIQYAFDSLFSEGDSAVNCSDTALWWKLTKDSVYYWHVKAIDKAGHIGEWSEIWNLKVDPHPIQITNTTIWHDTSFQGPFPVYSTIASHNGIDSVKLYYKINYAYWVSIPMDTTGTLNQYLAEIPSQSAPNTIIRYYIYSRDTFQPANEAKAPANAPGTSYSFTAGYVGTEEFNKIPKTFFVSYCQPNPSIDLTKFEYGIPIDANVIIAIYNRSGRKVATLVNGTKKAGYYSVKWNQKDNGNKKLAAGVYFMKFKAGNYNATKKLILIE, via the coding sequence ATGCGCCGATTATTTTTGATTATTATGGGATTTAATTACCTGACTATTTTTTTTAATTTGGCGTATGCTACTAATGCACCCGATACTCTTTGGAGAAAAAACTTTATTAACGTTAACGGTTATAGTTTTTATCAAACTAAAGATGGAGGGTATATAATTTCCGGAATGGACAGTATGAATGCCCGACTAATAAAAACAGATGCGAATGGGAATAAACAATGGGATAAACTTTTGAACAGCAGCAACTTTACTGTTTCTAGTGGAAATTCAGTCCAACAGACTTCCGATAATGGATACATAGTAACAGGGTATAAGTGGTATTATGGTGGCACGGGAGGGACTTGTAAAGATGTTTGGCTAATAAAAACAGATGCTACCGGAAATAAACAATGGGAGCAGACTTATGGCAGTACGGTTCATGATATTGGATATTGCGTTGACCAAACTTTGGATGGTGGATATATGATAGTGGGGTGTTACAGTGATAAAATTTGGTTAATAAAGACAGGTGCTACCGGGAACAAACAATGGGATAAAACTTTTAAAACAAGCAATATTTACAATTACGGCCGTTCAGGACAACAAACAAAGGATAAAGGTTATATTATAACCGGCTCGGGTGGCGGTGATGGAGTGAGTACCTCAGAGTGGGATATATGGCTTATAAAAACGGATTCTTTAGGAGATACCGTATGGACTAAATTTTTCGGGGAAACTCAAGGTGATTATGGCTATTGTGTAAAGCAAACTTTGGATGACGGATATATAATTGTTGGTGCTAACGGTTCTTACGGCACAGCTTGGATAATAAAAACAGATTCTTCAGGAAATGAATTATGGGATAAAACTTATGGGGGAGCATATACTAATGATTGTCGTTCAGTTCAAGAAACCACAGATGGTGGATATGTCGTATTCGGTGATTTATTAGTAAAGACCGATAGTTTAGGTAATATAAAGTGGAATAGAGCTTCCGGGACAAGTCAATATGGTACAGGCGTTCAGCAAAGCACCGATGGCGGATATATTATGCTTACATCTCCGTCGCGTTCCAAAGAAGATAAAAACTTATCAACAACAGGTTGTTATCTTGTAAAAACATCTCCTCTCTGGCTTATTTTCCCTGACAGCAGTAAAAACCTGGTAGGCGGTTCCGTTCAAAATATTACATGGCAATGGGAAGGGACCGCTAACTTACATCATTTCAGGATATTATTTTCTTTTGATGGAGGAGTCAATTACTCCGATACGATTGCCAATAACATTCCGAAAGGAGACACATCTTATTCTTGGAAACTGCCATTTACAAATTGTTCCTATTGCCGAATAAAAATACAGGCAATTGATTCTCTTAACAATGTGCTTATTGAAGACGCAAGCGATCAAAACTTTACTATTGAATTTTATACAACAATAGCTCACCCGAGCGTAGATGACTGGATTGGAGGCTCCACTCATTCAATAGTCTGGTATACTCTCGGGACAGGTTTCAAGAGTTACAAATTGCTTTTTTCGAGTAATGGCGGCATTTCCTATCCGGACACGGTTGCAAAAAATGTTCCTATTGGGGATACTTCTTATTTATGGAAAGTTCCGTTTATAAATTCTTCACAATGTCATATAAAAATACAAATGTTTGATTCATCAAATAAACTTATATTTGAAAATGCAGGGAGTACATTTTATATTGATTTCCACATAACTCTGAATTCCCCCTGGGGCGGGCAGTGCTGGACTGGTGGTTCAACTCATCCAATAACCTGGAGCAAAACCGGGGTCAGTTTCGGGAGTTACAGATTGCTTTTATCTAAGAATGGAGGCGTCAGTTATTTGGATACGATTGCAAAAAATATATCCCCGGATAGTGTTTCTTATAGTTGGACATTGCCGGATGTAGACTGCTCGATTTGCAGGGTTAAAGCGCAGATATTAGACAGTATGAATAATTTTCTATGTGAAGATGCAAGCGATACTAATTTTATAATAGATAGTTCGCCTCCACCTATTGTAGAAATGATTTCGCCAATTGACAGTACTTACACTTGTGACAGTATGATTGTTTTTTGCTGGCATAAAGTAACTGATTTGAGCGGAATCAACTATTATACGATACAATATGCTTTTGATAGTTTATTTTCCGAAGGGGATAGTGCGGTTAACTGTTCCGACACTGCGTTATGGTGGAAATTGACAAAGGACAGCGTTTATTATTGGCATGTGAAGGCAATTGACAAAGCCGGGCATATAGGAGAATGGTCAGAAATATGGAACCTAAAAGTTGATCCGCATCCTATTCAAATAACGAATACTACAATATGGCATGATACGAGTTTTCAAGGACCATTCCCTGTATATTCCACGATTGCATCTCACAATGGAATAGATAGCGTGAAACTTTACTATAAAATAAACTATGCGTACTGGGTATCTATTCCCATGGATACGACCGGAACACTTAATCAGTATCTCGCAGAAATTCCTTCTCAATCCGCTCCAAACACCATAATACGTTATTATATTTATTCCAGGGATACTTTTCAACCTGCAAATGAAGCGAAAGCCCCTGCAAATGCCCCAGGCACTTCTTATTCATTCACTGCAGGATATGTCGGGACTGAAGAGTTCAATAAAATACCAAAAACATTTTTTGTCTCTTATTGTCAGCCTAATCCGTCTATAGATTTGACAAAATTTGAATATGGCATTCCTATAGATGCGAATGTGATTATTGCTATATACAATCGTTCAGGGAGAAAAGTAGCTACCCTCGTTAACGGAACAAAAAAGGCAGGATATTACTCTGTAAAATGGAACCAAAAAGATAATGGGAACAAAAAACTTGCTGCAGGCGTTTACTTTATGAAATTCAAAGCAGGCAACTATAACGCAACGAAAAAACTGATTCTAATAGAATAA